The following are encoded in a window of Petrotoga sp. 9PW.55.5.1 genomic DNA:
- the pulA gene encoding type I pullulanase, producing MKRVGYLLILLILVFSLLGCSAEASQDDKTPVLPQGLEQSVDNEFESLAEGKTAQDFEAETVLIVHYHRPDGNYDPWNLWIWPSKPTSKEGDRYLFEGEDSFGKYAIIEFDEKHSELGFIVRTDSWEKDVSADRFVTIPETAVAEIWVLSGVENFYTDPKTLDLSPRVIAAIMDKFDEIKIDLTVPFDTKEWEGKVDFYTLDGQEKTSYEIEDVYKTDPTDLSITNKITIKLSTPISPEDIDKLYKVEIDGYVSENYVIMRNILDQEIFHYYGDDLGVSYTPNKATFKVWSPVSSTASLLLFNEYNDDEPYKTIPMSKNINGVWEVTVDEDLKGKYYLYEFESYGEKRRTIDIYSTAVSVNSKKSAIIDLKDTDPFGWENDERPPLENIEDSIIYEIHVKDFTIDESSGVPEQYRGKYLGLTVDNTTAPSGVKTGLAHLKELGVTHVHIMPIQDAGSLDETKFEEQYGWGYDPLVYNVPEGIYSSDPYDPLVRINEVKKVVQTFHDNNIRVILDVVYNHTYQVGRNSPFDQTVPYFYYRTDDSLKYTNGSGVGNEIATERFMVRKYIVDSLKYWVEEYHVDGFRFDLLGLFDKETVETISEELHIILPDILLYGEPWTGGGPITFGKGDQKGLEVAVFNDDVRNAIRGSVFDAQVKGFGLGAVGQQLKIQRGVVGSIEYNSRIRSWADDPQETINYVSNHDNHTLWDKNALALGVRPWEEEIDSETLETLKRSQKFSNSMILTMQGVPFLHGGVDFARTKNGHDNPYNVLEPNIYDWNRKSEFYDVFEYYKGMIELRKTHPAFRMTNSEDIIEKLQFLELPKEYRKTVAYVLKDHANGDSWRNILVIYNGEPEDFVNISLPAGSWNIVVNENNAGTTILDSVSGEVSVPPLSTYVLFQK from the coding sequence ATGAAAAGAGTAGGATATCTTTTGATTTTGTTAATTCTTGTTTTTTCGTTGTTGGGTTGTTCTGCCGAAGCATCTCAAGATGATAAAACTCCTGTTTTACCGCAAGGTTTAGAACAATCAGTTGATAATGAATTTGAAAGTCTTGCGGAAGGAAAGACAGCTCAAGATTTTGAAGCTGAAACTGTTTTAATAGTACATTATCACAGGCCAGACGGAAATTATGATCCTTGGAACCTATGGATTTGGCCGAGTAAACCCACTTCAAAAGAAGGAGATAGATACTTATTTGAAGGAGAAGATAGCTTTGGTAAATATGCTATTATAGAATTTGATGAGAAACATTCAGAACTAGGTTTTATTGTAAGAACAGATAGTTGGGAAAAGGACGTTTCCGCTGATAGATTTGTGACTATTCCTGAGACTGCAGTTGCTGAGATATGGGTATTATCTGGGGTTGAAAATTTCTATACCGATCCAAAAACACTCGATTTAAGTCCAAGGGTGATTGCTGCTATTATGGATAAATTTGATGAAATTAAAATTGATCTTACAGTACCCTTTGACACTAAAGAATGGGAAGGCAAAGTTGATTTTTATACTTTAGATGGACAAGAGAAAACAAGTTATGAAATTGAAGATGTATATAAAACGGATCCAACAGATCTTTCTATAACCAATAAAATAACTATAAAACTCTCCACACCAATATCTCCAGAGGATATAGATAAGTTATATAAAGTGGAGATTGATGGTTACGTATCTGAAAATTATGTTATTATGAGAAATATATTAGACCAAGAAATTTTTCATTATTATGGAGATGATTTAGGAGTAAGTTATACTCCAAATAAAGCTACTTTTAAGGTTTGGTCTCCTGTTTCTTCAACTGCTTCTTTACTTCTTTTCAATGAATATAATGATGATGAACCTTATAAAACTATCCCTATGAGCAAAAACATAAATGGCGTTTGGGAAGTAACAGTCGATGAAGATCTTAAAGGAAAATATTATTTATATGAGTTTGAATCATATGGAGAGAAAAGAAGAACTATCGATATTTATTCTACTGCGGTTTCAGTAAACTCAAAAAAATCAGCAATAATAGATTTAAAAGACACTGATCCTTTTGGTTGGGAAAATGATGAGAGACCACCTTTAGAAAATATAGAAGATTCAATTATATATGAAATTCATGTCAAAGACTTCACTATTGATGAAAGTTCCGGAGTTCCAGAACAATATAGAGGAAAGTATTTAGGTTTGACAGTTGATAATACAACTGCTCCATCAGGAGTAAAAACTGGTCTTGCCCATTTAAAGGAATTAGGTGTAACGCACGTTCATATAATGCCTATTCAAGACGCAGGATCCTTAGATGAAACTAAATTCGAAGAACAATATGGGTGGGGATATGATCCTTTGGTATATAACGTTCCTGAAGGGATTTACTCTAGTGACCCTTACGATCCTTTAGTTAGAATCAATGAAGTAAAAAAAGTTGTTCAAACTTTTCATGATAACAATATCCGTGTGATTTTAGATGTTGTATATAACCACACCTATCAAGTTGGTAGAAATTCTCCATTTGATCAAACGGTACCTTATTTTTATTACAGGACTGATGATTCACTTAAATATACCAATGGTTCAGGAGTAGGTAATGAAATTGCTACAGAAAGATTTATGGTAAGAAAATACATAGTAGATAGCTTAAAATACTGGGTGGAAGAATATCATGTAGATGGTTTCAGGTTTGATTTGTTGGGATTATTTGACAAAGAAACTGTAGAGACAATTTCTGAAGAGTTACACATAATTCTTCCTGATATCCTTTTGTACGGTGAGCCATGGACAGGGGGAGGACCAATAACTTTTGGAAAAGGAGATCAAAAAGGTTTAGAAGTTGCAGTATTCAATGACGATGTTAGAAATGCCATTAGGGGAAGTGTTTTTGATGCACAAGTTAAAGGTTTTGGATTAGGAGCAGTAGGTCAGCAGTTGAAAATCCAAAGAGGAGTTGTTGGTTCTATAGAGTACAACAGCAGGATTAGATCTTGGGCTGATGACCCTCAAGAAACAATAAACTATGTTTCAAATCATGACAATCATACATTATGGGATAAAAACGCTTTGGCTCTTGGAGTAAGACCATGGGAAGAAGAAATTGATTCTGAAACTTTAGAAACATTAAAGCGTTCTCAAAAATTTTCAAACTCAATGATTTTAACTATGCAAGGAGTTCCTTTTTTGCATGGTGGAGTTGATTTTGCACGAACAAAGAATGGACATGACAATCCTTACAACGTTCTAGAACCAAATATCTATGACTGGAATAGAAAAAGTGAATTTTATGATGTATTTGAATATTATAAAGGAATGATAGAATTAAGAAAAACCCACCCTGCTTTTAGAATGACTAATAGTGAAGATATTATAGAAAAATTACAATTTTTGGAACTTCCAAAAGAATATAGAAAAACCGTTGCATATGTTCTAAAAGATCATGCCAATGGAGATTCTTGGCGAAATATATTAGTTATATACAATGGAGAACCCGAAGATTTTGTTAATATATCTCTACCTGCTGGTAGCTGGAATATAGTTGTAAATGAGAATAATGCCGGAACAACAATTTTAGATTCTGTTTCAGGTGAAGTCAGTGTTCCTCCATTATCGACTTACGTTTTATTTCAAAAATAA
- a CDS encoding RnfABCDGE type electron transport complex subunit D, translating into MMRKVLYSLIPIYIFAFYMYGVRLLFLSIFVYGFGILTEYIMEKSKKRKVSEAVLVTCTLFVLSLPPATPWWIASIGIVFGVLFAKEVYGGFGRNIFNPAIAGRLFIYITFPNIMTQAWRQPGNFGRMMSDTMTSATPLQTLANGESIGLFNAFFGLHPGSMGEGPIFLIIIAAIYLIFTKTASWKIMLSTFLSAGILTGFFSIIGIQQTMHPLEFLMSGSLIFVTVFMATDPVTAPKNETSKWFYGIIIGVTAVLVRSFSLFPEGTSFGVLMGNTFAALLDTAFAKKKVKA; encoded by the coding sequence ATGATGAGAAAAGTTTTGTACTCGCTGATTCCTATTTACATATTTGCTTTTTACATGTACGGAGTTAGACTTTTATTTCTTTCAATTTTCGTCTATGGTTTTGGTATTTTAACTGAATATATTATGGAAAAATCTAAAAAAAGAAAAGTCAGCGAAGCAGTTTTAGTCACATGTACTTTATTTGTTCTATCTTTACCTCCTGCAACTCCTTGGTGGATTGCAAGTATAGGAATTGTATTTGGCGTTTTGTTTGCTAAAGAAGTATACGGAGGATTTGGTCGAAATATATTCAATCCCGCCATTGCTGGAAGGCTTTTTATTTACATTACCTTTCCAAATATAATGACTCAAGCTTGGCGTCAACCAGGTAATTTTGGAAGAATGATGTCTGATACTATGACTTCTGCTACACCTCTTCAAACGTTAGCTAATGGTGAAAGTATAGGTTTATTCAACGCTTTTTTTGGTCTTCATCCAGGTTCTATGGGAGAAGGGCCAATATTTCTAATTATTATTGCAGCGATATATTTAATATTTACAAAAACTGCAAGCTGGAAGATTATGTTATCAACTTTTTTAAGTGCTGGAATATTAACCGGATTTTTTTCTATTATAGGTATTCAGCAAACTATGCATCCTTTAGAATTTTTGATGTCAGGTAGTTTGATTTTTGTGACTGTATTTATGGCAACTGATCCTGTTACAGCACCAAAAAATGAAACTTCTAAATGGTTCTATGGAATAATTATAGGAGTTACTGCCGTATTAGTCAGATCTTTTTCTCTCTTTCCAGAAGGTACAAGTTTTGGTGTTTTAATGGGAAATACATTTGCTGCTTTACTTGACACTGCATTTGCTAAAAAGAAGGTGAAAGCATGA
- a CDS encoding FMN-binding protein, with amino-acid sequence MKREGRVYTIIFTFIISFVFVFVLAVANELTKDTVAKNQELFQIKAILSAMGIDYQNDDDAFQKYNSLVETETIEDKIIYKANINGEEVYATIFSGSGLWGTITGVLAVNDDASRIVGIDFISQNETPGLGGRIEEEWFKEQFSGLKLVDNKIQVVRGEGSGDYNYENGKVDAITGATRTSESIEKIVNDTISELKEILGVNS; translated from the coding sequence ATGAAAAGAGAAGGAAGAGTTTACACTATTATATTCACCTTTATAATTTCTTTTGTATTTGTTTTTGTTTTGGCGGTAGCCAATGAATTAACCAAAGATACCGTTGCTAAAAATCAAGAGTTATTTCAAATCAAAGCTATACTTTCTGCTATGGGAATAGACTATCAAAACGACGATGATGCCTTCCAAAAATACAATTCTTTGGTAGAAACAGAAACAATAGAAGATAAAATTATTTATAAAGCAAATATAAACGGAGAAGAAGTATATGCAACTATCTTTTCAGGAAGTGGATTATGGGGAACAATAACTGGAGTTTTAGCGGTGAATGATGATGCATCTAGAATAGTTGGAATCGATTTTATCTCTCAAAACGAAACGCCAGGTTTAGGTGGAAGAATTGAAGAAGAATGGTTCAAAGAACAATTTTCCGGATTAAAATTAGTCGATAATAAGATACAAGTTGTCAGAGGAGAAGGTAGCGGAGATTATAATTATGAAAACGGGAAAGTGGATGCCATAACTGGAGCAACAAGAACGTCAGAATCGATAGAAAAGATAGTAAACGATACTATTTCCGAATTAAAAGAAATATTGGGGGTGAATAGTTGA
- a CDS encoding Rnf-Nqr domain containing protein: MAQKDMISIAKENLWYNNPVFIQILGICSTLAVTNTLINTSIMTIGVVFVTGLSALTVSLLKSFIPRKVRMIAQTLIISFYVIIVDIVLRAYVPEVSRALGPYVGLIITNCIIMGRTEAFAQSNPPLLSLWDGITTGVGYMYILMMVAFVRELLGFGTLFGFQVLPDTFINWTIMVMPPSAFFMLAIFIWILKGYMFRKEVKK; encoded by the coding sequence ATGGCCCAAAAAGATATGATTTCCATAGCTAAAGAAAATTTGTGGTACAATAACCCTGTTTTCATCCAAATTTTAGGAATTTGTTCAACTTTAGCTGTTACTAATACTCTTATAAACACTTCAATTATGACAATAGGGGTAGTTTTTGTTACCGGGTTATCTGCTTTAACTGTTTCACTTTTAAAATCTTTTATACCAAGAAAAGTTAGAATGATAGCACAAACTTTGATAATCTCTTTTTATGTTATAATAGTTGATATCGTATTAAGAGCTTATGTACCTGAAGTAAGTAGGGCGTTGGGTCCTTATGTTGGTCTTATAATTACTAACTGTATAATAATGGGAAGAACTGAGGCATTTGCTCAGTCAAATCCTCCTTTATTGTCTTTATGGGATGGAATAACTACAGGTGTTGGCTATATGTATATTCTTATGATGGTTGCATTTGTTAGAGAATTATTAGGCTTTGGCACACTCTTCGGTTTTCAAGTTTTACCTGATACATTTATAAATTGGACAATTATGGTTATGCCTCCAAGTGCATTTTTCATGTTAGCTATTTTCATATGGATATTGAAAGGTTATATGTTCAGAAAGGAGGTTAAAAAATAA
- a CDS encoding electron transport complex protein RnfA — MAPDVGLISLFFASIFTSNILLSNFLGMCSFISVSKDFTSSNGLGLAVTFVMTITTAINWLVYNYLLLPFGLEYLRYIVFIIVIAAIVQISEMIIERMSTNLYMSLGIFLPLITVNCAILGVALFMQIRNYNFLQSIIFGLGSGLGWWLAIVSLASIRKKVDNSPVPAPLKGPGITLITIGLMAMAFMGFSGMLNVQ; from the coding sequence ATGGCTCCTGATGTTGGACTAATCTCATTGTTCTTTGCTTCTATATTTACAAGTAATATACTTCTTTCAAATTTTTTGGGAATGTGTTCTTTTATTTCTGTATCGAAAGATTTTACCTCTTCAAATGGTTTGGGATTAGCCGTTACTTTTGTTATGACTATAACAACTGCTATTAACTGGCTGGTTTATAATTATTTATTACTTCCTTTTGGATTAGAATATTTAAGGTATATAGTTTTTATAATAGTTATTGCAGCTATCGTTCAAATTTCAGAAATGATTATAGAAAGAATGTCTACAAATTTATACATGAGTTTGGGAATCTTTCTTCCTTTAATAACAGTTAATTGTGCGATATTAGGTGTTGCTTTATTCATGCAAATAAGAAATTATAACTTCTTGCAATCAATTATATTTGGATTAGGTTCAGGTTTAGGTTGGTGGCTTGCGATAGTGTCATTAGCTTCTATCAGAAAGAAAGTTGATAACTCTCCTGTACCAGCTCCATTGAAAGGGCCAGGAATAACTTTAATAACTATAGGACTTATGGCAATGGCTTTTATGGGATTTTCCGGAATGCTAAACGTACAGTGA
- a CDS encoding NADH:ubiquinone reductase (Na(+)-transporting) subunit F, producing the protein MNSILTASLLIGGLSAVLSALIVIVDSIVNNYGEVTIDINSGKKNLKVNGGASLLTTLSEQGIFIPSACGGRGSCGACKVKVLSDIGPILPTEAPLLEKEEMENNVRLSCQIKVKSDISIEIPEELFSAKRYKAKVTKIQDMTYDIKEAKIDLIDPNEIDFKAGQYMQLVVPPYEKIKEYTQRAYSISSSPSQKNSVEFFIRLVPGGIATTYVHQYLKENDEIELVGPFGDFYMRDTDADMICVAGGSGLAPIKSIVSDMFERGITNRNVWLFFGARSLRDLYYLDFFQEKEKKWEKFHFVPALSEPQPDDNWKGEVGLITDVLAKYFKEKMDQDTQKEGYLCGSPGMINACVKVMTDNGIEEEKIYYDKFA; encoded by the coding sequence ATGAATTCAATTTTAACTGCATCACTTTTAATAGGTGGACTTAGTGCTGTTTTATCAGCTTTAATAGTAATAGTTGATAGTATAGTAAATAATTATGGAGAAGTAACTATTGATATAAATAGTGGAAAGAAAAATTTGAAGGTTAATGGAGGGGCTTCACTTCTAACTACATTATCTGAACAAGGGATTTTTATCCCTTCTGCCTGCGGCGGGAGAGGAAGTTGCGGTGCTTGTAAAGTTAAAGTTTTATCGGATATTGGACCAATTTTACCAACAGAGGCACCTCTTTTAGAAAAAGAAGAGATGGAGAATAACGTTCGACTTTCCTGCCAAATAAAAGTTAAATCTGATATTTCTATCGAAATACCAGAAGAGCTTTTTTCTGCAAAAAGGTATAAAGCTAAGGTAACAAAAATTCAAGATATGACATACGACATTAAAGAAGCAAAAATAGATTTAATTGATCCTAATGAGATAGATTTCAAGGCTGGGCAATACATGCAGTTGGTTGTACCTCCTTATGAAAAGATTAAAGAATACACACAAAGAGCTTATTCCATATCTTCATCTCCTAGTCAGAAAAATTCTGTGGAGTTTTTTATAAGGCTTGTCCCAGGCGGTATCGCTACAACTTATGTTCATCAGTATTTAAAAGAAAACGATGAAATAGAATTGGTAGGGCCTTTTGGAGATTTTTATATGAGAGATACTGATGCAGATATGATTTGTGTGGCTGGTGGTTCAGGTCTTGCTCCTATTAAATCTATAGTATCTGATATGTTTGAAAGAGGTATAACCAACAGAAACGTTTGGTTATTCTTTGGAGCAAGAAGTTTAAGAGACCTTTATTATCTTGACTTTTTCCAAGAAAAGGAGAAAAAGTGGGAAAAGTTTCACTTTGTACCAGCTTTATCAGAACCACAACCTGATGATAATTGGAAAGGAGAAGTGGGACTAATAACGGATGTATTAGCAAAGTATTTCAAAGAAAAGATGGACCAAGATACTCAAAAAGAAGGATATTTATGTGGAAGTCCAGGTATGATAAATGCTTGCGTTAAAGTAATGACAGATAACGGCATCGAAGAAGAAAAAATTTATTACGATAAATTTGCATAA
- the argF gene encoding ornithine carbamoyltransferase, which translates to MPVNLRGRSFLTLKDFSPEEIKYLLNLSQNLKTKKRMGIKGDLLNGKNIVLLFEKTSTRTRCAFEVAAFDEGAHVTFLTNSQMGKKESIEDTARVLGRFYDGIEFRGFKQETVETLAKYSGVPVWNGLTDEDHPTQVLADFLTIMENFEKPLSKIKFVYIGDGRNNMANALMIGGSKMGMDFVIISPKELFPNKSLVDEMEIVAKENGGKITISDKLDSVVNADVIYTDVWFSMGEEDKIQERLNLLTPYQVNMDLIKRTNNPDVIFLHCLPSFHDTKTEMGKMVYEKYGIEEMEVTNEVFESRYSKVFDEAENRMHTIKAVMVATLVG; encoded by the coding sequence ATGCCAGTAAATTTAAGAGGAAGAAGTTTTTTAACACTGAAAGATTTTTCGCCAGAAGAAATAAAGTACCTTTTAAACCTTTCTCAAAATCTTAAAACAAAAAAAAGGATGGGTATAAAAGGAGATTTATTAAATGGTAAAAACATTGTACTTCTATTTGAAAAAACCTCAACTAGAACTAGATGTGCTTTTGAAGTCGCCGCTTTTGATGAAGGAGCACACGTTACTTTTTTAACCAACAGTCAAATGGGGAAAAAAGAATCTATTGAAGATACAGCAAGGGTTTTAGGGAGATTCTACGATGGAATAGAATTCAGGGGTTTCAAACAAGAAACCGTAGAAACATTGGCAAAATATTCAGGTGTCCCTGTATGGAACGGATTAACAGACGAAGATCATCCAACACAGGTTTTAGCTGACTTTTTAACGATTATGGAAAACTTTGAAAAACCATTATCAAAGATAAAATTTGTATATATAGGTGATGGAAGAAACAACATGGCCAATGCTTTAATGATAGGTGGTTCAAAAATGGGCATGGACTTTGTAATAATCTCTCCAAAAGAGCTCTTCCCTAACAAATCATTAGTTGATGAAATGGAAATAGTTGCAAAAGAAAACGGTGGAAAAATCACGATATCTGATAAACTTGATTCTGTTGTAAATGCAGATGTTATATACACAGACGTGTGGTTCTCCATGGGAGAAGAGGATAAGATACAGGAACGTTTAAACTTATTAACACCTTATCAAGTCAATATGGACTTAATTAAAAGAACAAACAATCCTGATGTAATATTTTTGCATTGTTTACCATCTTTTCACGATACAAAAACAGAGATGGGGAAGATGGTATATGAAAAATACGGTATTGAAGAGATGGAAGTTACCAATGAAGTATTCGAAAGTAGATATTCTAAAGTATTTGATGAAGCAGAAAACAGAATGCACACCATAAAAGCAGTCATGGTTGCTACACTGGTAGGTTGA
- the arcC gene encoding carbamate kinase, which yields MSEKLAIVAIGGNALIQHKEPPTADNIFKNLEFTSKCLLGLIKKSYKIVVTHGNGPQVGNILLQQDIAKEVIPPFPLDVNGAMTQGYIGYMISQSLKNVLEKENIEKDVSCVVTQVLVDKNDSSFQNPSKPVGPFYTKEEAETLIKEKGWSMVEDAGRGWRRVVPSPYPLDIVEIKAIKKLVKDNHITIAAGGGGIPVIKEDGSLKGVEGVIDKDRASALLAVELDADEFIILTAVEKAYINFKKPNQEALSKISVTEAKKYIMEGHFSKGSMLPKIEACIDFVEKTGRSALITDLKKLEEAMDGKTGTIITK from the coding sequence ATGAGTGAAAAATTGGCAATAGTTGCTATTGGAGGGAACGCTCTAATTCAGCATAAAGAACCCCCCACAGCAGATAATATATTCAAAAATTTAGAATTTACATCCAAATGTTTATTAGGTCTTATAAAAAAAAGTTATAAAATTGTAGTTACACATGGCAATGGTCCCCAAGTAGGTAATATATTACTTCAGCAAGATATAGCTAAAGAGGTAATTCCTCCTTTTCCATTAGATGTAAATGGTGCAATGACACAAGGTTATATTGGTTACATGATATCTCAATCATTGAAGAATGTTCTTGAAAAAGAAAATATTGAAAAAGACGTTTCCTGTGTCGTAACTCAAGTTTTAGTTGATAAAAATGACTCCTCTTTTCAAAATCCTTCAAAACCCGTAGGGCCATTCTACACTAAAGAAGAAGCTGAAACTTTAATTAAAGAGAAAGGTTGGAGTATGGTTGAAGATGCGGGAAGAGGTTGGAGAAGAGTTGTTCCTTCACCTTATCCTCTTGATATAGTAGAAATCAAAGCTATAAAAAAACTTGTTAAAGATAATCATATTACTATTGCAGCTGGTGGTGGTGGAATACCGGTAATAAAAGAAGATGGCAGCCTAAAAGGTGTCGAAGGAGTTATAGACAAAGACAGAGCATCGGCTTTATTAGCAGTAGAACTTGATGCAGATGAATTTATTATCTTAACTGCTGTAGAAAAAGCATACATAAACTTCAAAAAACCAAACCAAGAAGCTTTATCAAAAATATCTGTTACAGAGGCAAAAAAATACATAATGGAAGGCCATTTTTCTAAAGGCAGTATGTTACCTAAAATTGAAGCATGCATTGACTTTGTAGAAAAGACTGGAAGAAGTGCGTTAATAACTGATTTAAAAAAGTTAGAAGAAGCTATGGATGGTAAAACAGGTACAATAATCACAAAATAA
- a CDS encoding IS3 family transposase encodes MVTDGVVAFELDFQFAKSKLKSDYLVCSTKRCIHPFEKREFHCFYNENRFQKKLGCLAPVEFRNQASKCI; translated from the coding sequence GTGGTCACAGACGGGGTAGTTGCTTTTGAATTGGATTTTCAATTTGCTAAAAGCAAATTAAAGAGTGACTACCTCGTCTGCAGTACAAAACGCTGCATCCACCCCTTCGAGAAAAGGGAATTTCACTGTTTTTATAACGAAAATAGATTTCAGAAAAAACTCGGATGCTTGGCTCCTGTTGAGTTCAGAAACCAAGCATCCAAATGTATATAG
- a CDS encoding mannose-1-phosphate guanylyltransferase gives MKAIILAGGSGERFWPLSTSKKPKQFLKLFSDKSLIRETFERMNYKLNKNDIFIITSEKYLDLTTKEIPEIPEGNIILEPIPRNTAPACMLGTLLAEEDEIVTILPADHYIPEKEKFWETLNLAIEGAKKYNGLFTLGINPNRPETGYGYIEAGKYISKNIYDVKSFKEKPNLQTAKDFLSKENFFWNSGMFVWNKNTFLKEMKKHTTDIYTKLVSISPKDTDTLRKIMPEVKKISIDYALLEKSENVYVVKADFKWSDVGSWVSVRELLGYSDKNENVEIIDGENVYVKSNKHVGIIGLSNIIVVEGEDGILITTEEKSQEVRKISQKLKEKGEY, from the coding sequence ATGAAAGCAATAATATTAGCAGGTGGATCAGGAGAAAGGTTTTGGCCATTATCAACTTCAAAAAAACCAAAACAGTTTTTAAAACTCTTTTCAGATAAATCTTTAATCAGAGAAACATTTGAAAGAATGAATTATAAATTAAATAAAAACGATATTTTCATAATAACTTCAGAGAAGTATTTAGATTTAACAACAAAAGAAATACCAGAGATTCCCGAAGGAAATATAATCTTGGAACCTATTCCAAGAAACACTGCCCCTGCTTGTATGCTAGGGACATTGCTAGCTGAAGAAGATGAAATAGTCACAATACTTCCCGCAGATCATTATATCCCTGAAAAAGAAAAATTTTGGGAAACATTAAATTTAGCAATTGAAGGAGCAAAAAAATATAACGGTCTATTTACTTTAGGAATAAATCCAAACAGACCTGAAACAGGATACGGATATATAGAAGCAGGAAAATATATTAGTAAAAATATTTATGACGTTAAATCTTTCAAAGAAAAACCGAATCTCCAAACTGCTAAAGATTTTTTATCAAAAGAAAACTTCTTTTGGAACAGTGGAATGTTTGTATGGAATAAAAATACTTTTTTAAAGGAAATGAAAAAACATACAACTGACATATATACTAAATTAGTAAGTATCTCACCAAAAGACACCGATACTTTGCGAAAAATCATGCCCGAAGTCAAAAAAATAAGTATAGATTATGCTCTCTTAGAAAAATCAGAAAATGTTTATGTAGTAAAAGCGGATTTTAAGTGGTCGGATGTTGGAAGCTGGGTATCCGTGAGGGAACTATTGGGATATTCTGATAAAAACGAAAATGTAGAAATCATAGATGGGGAAAATGTTTATGTAAAATCAAACAAGCATGTTGGAATAATAGGATTATCAAACATAATCGTAGTTGAAGGAGAAGACGGAATTCTAATAACTACAGAAGAGAAATCTCAAGAAGTAAGAAAGATATCGCAAAAATTAAAAGAAAAAGGAGAATATTAG